A single Desulfonispora thiosulfatigenes DSM 11270 DNA region contains:
- a CDS encoding MetQ/NlpA family ABC transporter substrate-binding protein: MNFKKIISITIILLLAVSLVGCGGQDAPKENADGAKVIKVGASPTPHADILEKAGELLKEKGYELKVTEFTDYVMPNTALDEGSIDANYFQHLPYLEDFNKSHNLDLVSAVKVHFEPLGIYSANLKSLEELKDGDKIAVPNDPSNEARALLLLESAGLIKVDSEKGLNATPQDIENPRNFQIVELEAASLSTSLEDVSLAVINGNYAIDADLNPAKDALASEEKTSLAADTFANIIAVKNETKDSDSIKALVEVLTSPEMKKFIEEKYEGAVIPVF; this comes from the coding sequence AAGTTTGGTAGGTTGCGGGGGCCAAGATGCACCTAAGGAAAATGCAGACGGAGCAAAAGTTATTAAAGTTGGTGCTAGCCCTACCCCTCATGCAGACATATTAGAAAAAGCAGGGGAATTATTAAAAGAAAAAGGCTATGAGTTAAAAGTTACTGAATTTACTGATTATGTAATGCCTAATACAGCTTTGGATGAAGGTAGCATTGACGCTAACTACTTCCAACACCTTCCATACCTTGAGGATTTTAATAAATCTCATAATTTAGATTTAGTGTCTGCTGTGAAAGTTCACTTTGAACCTTTAGGAATTTATAGTGCAAATCTTAAATCTTTAGAAGAACTTAAAGATGGGGATAAAATCGCTGTTCCTAATGATCCTAGTAACGAAGCAAGAGCTTTATTATTATTAGAAAGTGCTGGTCTTATCAAAGTTGATAGTGAAAAAGGTTTAAATGCTACACCTCAAGATATTGAAAATCCAAGAAATTTTCAAATTGTAGAGTTAGAAGCTGCTAGCTTAAGTACTTCTTTAGAAGATGTATCACTTGCTGTTATTAATGGAAATTATGCAATTGATGCTGACTTAAACCCTGCTAAAGATGCTTTAGCAAGTGAAGAAAAAACTTCTTTAGCTGCTGACACGTTTGCCAATATCATTGCAGTAAAAAATGAAACTAAAGACAGTGATTCTATCAAAGCTTTAGTTGAAGTATTAACTTCACCTGAAATGAAGAAGTTTATTGAAGAAAAATATGAAGGTGCAGTTATACCTGTATTTTAA